The window AGCAAGCGCACCGGTCCGGGTCACCGAAATCCCGGTCGCCCCTGTGAGTTGTCCGCCCGGTGTTTCACGGCGAGGGACCAACCCGGTGGTCGGCGGGTCCTGTCCACGTTTTTTCTTTTGGCATTCGCTCCCGCTCGGTGCCAAAAGCAAAAAACCCGGCCACCCGCCGAAGGGGCGCTGGTGGTTGACGGTGAAGGGACCAGCCTGGTGACCGGCGGGTCCTGTCCGCGTTTTTTCTTTTCGTACTCCCGGGACGACGGTCCGTGCGAAAAGCAAAAAACCCGGCCACCCGCCGGAGCAACGCTGGTGGAACAGGCCGCAATCAAGGCGGGTCGGTTCACGTTCACTGAGTTGCCCGTACCCACGATCCCTGTTGATGGTCGGGTGATGGGGGTTTTGGCGGTGGGGGTCTGTTTCGGCAGGGCTGCGAAGTGGACGTGCCGATTCGGGGAAGCCGCGGGTTGTCCGGTTGCGAAGCGCGGGCCGGTGGCCCGTGCGAGTGGCCGGACGGCCCCCGGCGAGTCGAAGCGGTGCGATCCACGAGCTCTTCAGCTCACGGAAGAACTGGAGGTTGGGGAGGCGTCGAAACCCCTATATCACCTACGGCCCCACCAAGGTTCGCACGACTCGGAAGGGGAATGGCAACGAGATCCCCATCGTCCGGGCCCCGGCCACTGTTGACGGGCGGACGATGGGGTTCCGGTAGCCGTGGGGCCCGACTGCCTTCCCCGCGGAACCTGAAATGGAGCTGCCCCGCAACCATTGATAGCCGGCCGCGGGGATGGCAGTCGGACCACGCGGCGTGAGCACGGCGTGTACCGGCGACCTCCCCTTGACGGCTGGTCCGGGTACGCTGCCGCGGATGGCCAGACGAGCTACCAAACGAGGCGCGGAACGCACCGATCTGACCGGGTCCCACGACGTGGTGATCTGCGGGGCGAGCTTCGCCGGGCTGATCACGGCCCGGCAGCTGGCCGGATCGGGCGCCGACGTGCTGCTGCTGGATCGCTACGAGATCGGTGAACGGCAGACCTCGGCCTGCGCGATCCCCACCTCCTGGCTGGCGGAACTGGACCTGATCGAGGCCGAGAAGCAGCGTTTCGAGACGGTGCTGATCCACACCGCCCACGGTTCCCTGCGGCTGGACGTCCCCTGGACCTTCTCCACCTTCGACTACCGGCTGCTCTGCGACCTCGTCTGGCAGGACTGCGACGCCACCTTCGAGACCGCCCAGGTGAACGGTCGCGGCGAGCGTTCAGCCGGGCCGGACGGCGAGGATCTGGTCGGAGTCGAGACCGACCGCGGGCCGGTCTCGGCCCCGCTGGTCGTGGACGCGATGGGCTGGAAGCGGGTGCTGGCCGAGGGCGCCTCCTACCAGCCGCCTGACGCTCCGCTCTCCCGGGGTCTGGAGGTCCACCCCCCGGGCGGCAACAAGGATCTCGAGATCTGGATCGACCGGAAGTACGTGCCGGCCGGCTACGGCTGGTCCTTCCCGGCCGGCGACGAGCTGCGGGTCGGGGTCGGTTCCTTCGATCCCGGCTTTCCGGTCCGCCCGACCACCGACCTGCTGGCCGAGGACATCGGGGCCGGCACCTCCGCCTACCAGGGCAACTGGATCCCCCACAAGCTGCGGCCGGCAATCGGTGGCGACATCTTCTTCGTCGGCGATTCGGCCGGCCACTGTTTCCCCCTGACCGCCGAAGGCATCCGTCCGGCGCTCTACTTCGGGCTGGCCCTCGGAACCGAGTTGAGGTCCGTGATCGAGGGACGCCAGAGCCGCGATCAGGCGCTCGGGAACTACGGATCCTTTTCCGACTCCCACGAGTGGCAGTACCGCTGGCTGCTTCGCGCCCAGAAGGCCCTGCCGCGGATCCACCCCCGACTGGTCAAGCCCACCCTCGCCTCGGTGTTCGGGGCGAAAGCCACCGGCCACCGCACCTTCGACAGCTACCTCGACATCGCCCCACCCGGCTTCATCCGGGCGGCAGCCGCCTGACCGACCACCGTCCAACGGCCACGGCCCCCGTCGGGAGAACGGAGGCCGTGGAGGGGAGAGACGAACGCTCTGCTGGAGCGTCCGGGTTTTCGCGGGCCTTGTGCCCGGCGAAGTGATGGTCAGTGCTCGACGAAGAAGCTTCCGTGCTCGTCGCCTCCCGAGAAGTAGCGGGAGGTGATCGTCTTCTTGCGGGTGAAGAACTCGATCCCGTCGAGGCCGTGAGCGTGGAGGTCGCCGAAGAAGGACTTCTTCCAGCCGGAGAAGGGGAAGAAGGCAACCGGGGCGGCGACCCCGATGTTCACCCCGACCATGCCGACCTCGACGTCGTGGCGGAACTTGCGGACCGCCGCGGCCGACTCGGTGAAGATCGAGACCCCGTTGCCGAAGGGGCTGGCGTTGACCATCTCGATCGCTTCCTCGAGCGTGTCGACGTTGACGATCGCGAGCACCGGACCGAAAACCTCGTTAGTGATGATCGAGTCGGTCGGCTTGACCTTGTCGAGGATTGTCGGGCCGACGTAGGAGGAACCTTCGGGGGCGTCCGGCAGCGGGGTGCGTCCGTCGAGCACGACCTCGGCCCCCTCGTCGATCGCCTTCTGGATCCAGTCACCGATCCGATCGCTGGCCTCACAGGAGATCACCGGTCCGACGTCGGTCCCGTCCTCGAGCCCGTCGCCGACCAGCAGCTTCTTCGACTCCTCGACCAGGGTCGGGATCACCCGTTCGTGACCCTCGCCGACGGTGACGATCACCGAGCCGGCCATGCAGCGCTGGCCGGCAGCACCGAAACCGGAGCCGATCAGCCCCTTGACCGTCTGGTCGACCACCGCGTCGGGGCCGATCACCATGTGGTTCTTGGCGCCGCCGAGAGCCTGCACCCGCTTGCCGTTACGGGCCGCACGCTCGTAGACCAGCTGGGCCACCGGGGCCGAGCCGACGAAGGAGATCGCGTCGATCCCGGGGTGATCGAGGATGCCCTCGACCACCTCGCGGCTGCCGTTGACCAGGTTGATCGTGCCGTCGGGCAGATCAAGCTCGTCGATGATCTCGAAGACCGCGGCCTGGGTCATCGGTACCTGCTCGGAAGGCTTCAGGACGACCGTGTTGCCGGTCGCCAGCGCAAACGGGATGAACCAGAACGGCACCATCGCCGGAAAGTTGAAGGGAGCGATGATCGCGCAGACGCCGACCGGCTGGCGGATGGTCTCGGCGTCGACGTTGGTGGCGACGTCCTCGAGGACCTTGCCCTGCATGGTGTAGGGAATCGAGGTCGCGGCCTCGACCATTTCGATCATGCGGCCGACCTCGGCGGTAGCGTCGGGCAGGGTCTTGCCCATCTCGGTGGTCACCAGACGGGCGATCTCATCCTTGCGGGCGGTCAGTCTTTCGCGCAACTCGAACAGCTTGTTGGCCCGCTTGATCGTGCTGACCTTGCGCCACTCGGGCAGGGCCGCCCGGGCTGCCTGAACCGCCTGGTCGAGGTGACCGGCGGTCGAGTAGGGAACCCGGCCGATCGTCTCGCCGGTGGCCGGATTGACCACGTCGTGGTACTCGGCGCCGTCGGCATCGATCCAGTTGCCGTTCACGTAGTTCTGCAGGGTCTTGGTGCTGGTGTCGGTGACCGTCATCTCATCTCCTTGGAAAGCTCTCCCCTTCGAGGCTACCGGGCGAAAGCCCGAATTCCATTTGACACTACGCAGGGAGATCGCGAGTCGTTTTACGGCCCGTAATATGCCGATGGGCCCGCAAGGAGCAGTCACCTCCAGGGAAGGATGATCGGTGAAGGGATTCCCCGGTGAGTATCTTCCGGTTCGTGTCCGTCACCTCCACCGATACCCCGGAATCCGGAAGGCTTCGCTACCGCTCGGGGCCCGGCCGCTGGGCACTGGCCGCGGTCATCCTCGGCTCCGGGGCGGCCTTCTTCGAGTCCAGCGTCGTCTCGGTCGCACTCCCCTCGATCGGCCGCGACCTCGGCCTGTCGCTTGGCGGGCTGCAATGGGTGATGAACGCCTACCTGCTCGCTCTCAGCGCCCTGATGATCACCGGCGGGTCGCTGGGCGACATCTACGGCCGACGCCGGATCTTCGTCGGTGGCCTGGCCGGTTTCGGCATCGCCTCCGCCTTCTGTGCCCTGGCCCCCACCGGAGAGATCCTGATCCTCGCCCGGGTGCTGCAGGGGGTGGCGGCGGCGCTGGTGGTCCCGTCCAGCCTGGCGATCATCCAGGCGAGCTTCGCCGAAGCCGACCGGGGAGCCGCGATCGGCCTCTGGTCCGGTTTCTCCGGAGTCTCGACCCTGTTCGGCCCGGCCCTGGGTGGCTGGCTGGTGGACGCCACCACCTGGCGACTCGTTTTCGGGGTCGTGCTGCTGTTCGCCGGTCTCGCCGCCTGGACCGCCCTGCGTCACCTGCCGGAAAGCCGTTCCGAAAGAGAGGCCGGCTCACACCCGGACTGGACCGGCTCGATCCTGGTTTCACTCGGCCTCGGAGCGGTCACCTACGCGCTGATCGAGGCCCCCGGTGAACGCTTGATGTCGCTTCGGGTGCTGCTTCCGGTCCTCACCGGGACCGCTCTGCTGGCCGCCTTCCTGTTGGTCGAACGGAGGGTGTCCAACCCGATGCTGCCGCTCGGGGTCTTTCGGTCCCGCCAGTTCTCGGGGGCGAACGCGGCCACCCTCTGCAACTACATGGCGATCGGTTCGCTCTTCTTCTTCCTTTCCCTTCAGCTCCAGGACGTGCTCGGATACAGCGCCCTCGAGGCCGGGGCGGCCACGATCCCTCCGACCGTGATCATGCTGCTGTTCTCTCCGCTGGCCGGGCGGATCGGTCAGCGGCTCGGACCGCGCGGACCGATGACGGTCGGACCGATCGTGATGGGGGCGGGGGTCGCGATGGTTGCGGGGCTCTCGAAGGGAGGTGACTACCTGACCGATGTCTTCCCCGGAATGATCGTGTTCGGCATCGGGATGACGATCATGGTGGCGCCCCTGACCACCGCGGTGCTGGCCGCGTTGCCGAATCGTCAAGCCGGAATCGCCTCGGCGGTGAACAACGCGGTCGCCCGTTTCGCCCAGCTGATGGCGTCGGCTGCGCTGCCGGCTGCGGCCGGTCTGAGTGCCGGGGTGGCGGTCGCCTCAGACACCTTCTCGGCAGGCTTTCACCGGGCGATGCTGATCACCGCCGGGATCGCGGTGCTTGGCGGGCTGGTCTCTTTCATCACCATCCGAGGTGACCGGGTGGCCGCGACCGAACCCGTCGCCAAACCCTGACCTTAATCAGGCCGGTTCCACCGGATCCCCGACCCGCACTCGACCCGGCTCCCGGACCGAGGCGAAGACGCCGAAAGGCAGAGCCTCTTCCGAGACCACCGTGTCACGGTAGGACTTCAGCAGCCCGAGCACCGGCAGGTCCCGCTCACCATTCTCGGGATCGCGGGTGGTCACGGCGCAGCGTCCGACGTGCCCGTTCACCCGGATCCGGGCCTCCCCCACCCGCACTCCCCGGCCGACCCAGTCATCCTCAGCGTGAGCCTCAAATCCCTCGAACTCGATCGACATCCGGAACCGGCGATGATCGATATCCGCCCCGGTGATCTGCCCGGGGCCGGCTCCCCCTCGGTTTCGGGCAACCTCTTCCAACCGTTTCACCGACGAGGCGCCGAGCAGGGTGGCCCCGGCTACCGCGCCCCGATCAACCGCCGGATGGGTCTCCGGTCGGGCCATCAGCCGCAGGCTGTGACCGACGAAGTCCGAGATCGCATCCGAAAACGGCCCGGCAACCGGCCGGGCCTGAACCTGCTGTCCGAAAAAGGTGACGGCCGCCGGTTCACCGGTCTCGATCTCGCCTTCACAGGTCGATCCGTCCGGGAAGTGAAGGGCCAGTCGGTTACCGACCACATCATGTTCGGGACGGATCGTAAGCAACGCCCCGAACCGCTTGGCGTTGACCATCCGGCGGCGTTCATCGACCAGATAGAAGGCCCGGTCTCCGGGAATGCCGGTCCGGGTCAACTCGGTCTCGCCGAGGGAAAGCACCCGCATCCCCTTGACCGGCGCAAAGGAGATCCGGCTGACTCTGGCTTGGCCGTCCATCGAACCGGACCTTACTCCCGCCGCAAGCCCGAACGGGCTCGGGGCTGGTTCAGGCGACCACGAGCGCGGTGCCGGCCAGAAGCAGCAGGAGGCCCCCGGTCCGACGGGCCGTGAGCGGACGCCGGTCGAGGCCGAACGCCCCGAACCGGTCGAGCAGGACCGAGCCGCAGAGCTGCCCGGTGATCAGGGCGGCGAACAGGACGGTGGCACCGATCGCCTTGACCGCCGCCAGGGAGGCGAGCACCGTGATCACCCCGAAAAGGCCTCCCAGCAGATAGACCGGCGGGGCCTTCCGGGCCGCCCCGATCCCCCGGAGCCGCCCGGCCAACGCGACCATCAGCAGCAGCATCACCGTCCCGGTCACGAAGTTCATGAGGGCCGAGGTGAAGTCCCCGACCGTGTCGGAAAGCAGGGCGTTCAACGGATGCTGGAAACCCATCGCGAGACCGACCGCGAGGATCAGAGCGATCATGCCTAGGTGACGCTGGCCACCCGGCCGGGCCGACGAAGGCAGGCTTCCGTCGCCGGACAGCCTGAGTGGTTCTCGCCGGGCGACCAGCACGGTGCCGAGCACGAGGCAGACGACTCCGGCCAGCCGCAGGGCCGTGGCCGGATGCCGCTCCAGCCCGAGCAGACCGAACCGGTCGATCACCACCGCCGAGATCAGCTGTCCGGTGATCGCCGCAGCCGCCACCGTCCCGGCGCCCACCCGGCCCACCGCGATCGCACTGACCGCCACCCAGAGTCCCCCGATCAGTCCACCGATCAGCTGCCAGGCCGGGATTTCGGCCAGTCCACCCGGTCCGCTGCTGCCCCCGGACTTCCCGAGGGCCAGAACGACGAAGAAACAGATGATGAGAATCGCGGTCCCGACCGTGTTGCTGACCAGAGCTGCCGCAAGCCGGCCCACCGAGTCGCCCAGCCGATTGTTCACCGGGGCCTGAAGGGCGAGCTGAACCCCGACCGCGACGATCAGCAGCGCGATCAGCGACTCACCCACGCCGCTCCTCCCGGGTTGACGGTCCGCGGCCGGGCCGGGTCACTTCGCGGCGAGCCAGTCCGGCCCGGCGCCCGCCTCCACCTCGAGCGGCGGATCGAGATCGAAGGCTTCAACCATCTCCCGCCGGGCCAGATCGATCACCGCCGGAGCCTCCTCCTCCGGCCCTTCGAAAAGCAGCTCGTCGTGAATCTGAAGGATCAGCCGTGACTGGAGTCCCTCGGATGAGAGCGCGGTGTGGCAGCGAATCATCGCCAGCTTGATGATGTCGGCGGCCGTCCCCTGGATCACGCTGTTGATCGCCAGACGCTCCCCCAGCCGACGCGAGTTGGCCTGATTCGAGCGCAGCTCCGGAATCGGCCGACGCCGGCCCAGCAGGGTCGAGACGTAGCCGGACTCGGTGGCTTCGGCGACGACCCGTTCACGGAAGGCGCTGACCGCCGGAAACCGTTCGAGGTAGCGCTTGACGAACTCGTCACCCTCGGCCCGGGGGATGTTCAACCGGTCCGCCAGGCCGAAACCGGTCAGCCCGTACATGATCCCGAAGTTGACCATTTTCGCCTTGGAACGGGCCGCCTCGTCCACCTCGCCGGCGTCGATCCCGAACACCTGGGCCGCGGTCGCCGCGTGGACGTCCACCCCGGCCCGGAAGAACCCCTTCAGCACCTCCTCGTCGGCGACGTGGGCGAGCACCCGCAGCTCGACCTGGCTGTAATCGGCCGAGACCAGCAGGTTGCCGGGCTCGGCCACGAAGCAGGCGCGAAGCGGACGGCCGAGGTCGCTGCGAACCGGGATGCTCTGCAGGTTGGGCTGGATCGAGGAGATCCGTCCGGTCGGGGCCGCGGTCTGCATGAAGGTGGTGTGTACCCGGCCGGTGTCGGGATCGATCGCCTCCGGCAGCGGCTCGAGATAGGTGTTTTTCAGCTTGGTCAGTTCCCGCCACTGCTCGATCAAGGCGACGATCTCGTGCTCCGAGCGGATCTGGGCGAGCACCCTCGCATCGGTCGAGTAGCCGGTCTTGCCGCGCCGCTTGCGGGTCAGTCCGAGTTCCTCGAACAGCACCCGGCCGACCTGTTGCGGCGATCCGATCGTGAACTCGTGACCGGCGAGAGCGTAAACCCCGGTCTCGAGTTCGGCGATCCGTTCGTTCATGCCGGAGGCCATCTCCTCGACCTTGCTCCGATCGAGCCTGATCCCGATCCGTTCCATGGCGGCCAGAACCCGGATCAGGGGCTGCTCCACCTGTTCGAACAGTGGCGTCAGCCCGGCCTCCTCAAGCCGGGGTTTCTGGATCCGGGCGAGATTCCAGACCGTGGCCACGATCTCCGGCGCGATCGAGTCGGGCTCCCCGGACTCCTCTTCATCGATCACCAGGGACATCTGTCCGTCCTCGTCGTCGAGCCCGGAGGGAGCGAGGCCGGCCTGGACAGCGAGCTCATCCAGACTGTAGGAGCGACGGGTCGGTTCCAGCAGATAGGCGGCCAGCAGGGTGTCGTGTTCGATCTCGGGACCGGCTTCGGTCGCCTCGAGCGCCGCCAGCAGTCCCTGCCTTCCCCCGATCCCTTTGAGGTCATGCGCGATCAGCGGTCGGCCCGCGATCTCGCCGGCAAACGCAGCGAGCGGCTCGTCACCGGCGACGACCTTCTTCCCGTCGGTCGCCGCCCAGCCACCGAGGTAGTCCACCGCGATCGGTCCGGTCGCCAGATCGCCGGGTCGCCCGGATGCAACCTCGACGCCGACCGGCTCGGGGGCGCTCTCGGACATTCCCGGAATCGTTTCGTCGTCGCCGAGGGCCTCCTCGAGCCGGCCGAGGGCGGCCTTCAGCTCGAACTCGAGCATGAAGTCCCGCAGCTTCTCCCGGGAGGGTTCGGACGCCATCACCTCGTCGAGGTCGAGGCCGGTCTCGACCTCGAACTCCATCGTGGCGAGGGCCTTCGAGATCCGGGCATCCGCGGCAAACTCGGTCAGATTCTCCTTGCGTTTCTTGCCTGAGACCTGGTCCACGTTGGCGAGAATCTGCTCGAGCGAACCGAACTGGTCGATCAGTGCGGCCGCCGTCTTCTCACCGATACCGGGAACGCCCGGGATGTTGTCCGAGGTGTCGCCCCGCAGCCCCATCAGGTCGGTGACCAGCTCCGGGTACACCCCGTAGCGTTCCTTCACCGCCTCGCGGTCGTAGACCTTGACGTCGGTGACCCCGCGCGAGGTGCTCATCACCCGCACGCTGTCCGAAACCAGCTGGAAGGCATCCCGGTCGCCGGTCACCACCATCACCGGAATCCCGCGGCGGGTCGCGTCGGCTGCCAGTGAGGCGATCACATCGTCCGCCTCGTAGCCCTCGACCCTGACGTTCGCATACCCGAACGCTTCGACCATCCGCACCAACTCCGGCCACTGCTCGCGGAGCAGGTCCGGCTTCGGGGGACGATGGGCCTTGTACTCGGGGTAGACCTCCTCACGCCCGGACATCCCGGCATCCCAGGCGACCACGATCTGGGCGGGCCGGAACTCGCCGATCAGCTTGACCAGCATCGAGGCGAGGCCGAAGATCGCGTTGGTCGGGCGCCCGTCGGCAGTCGCCATCGAGTCCGGCAGGGCGAAGAAGGCCCGGTAGGCCATGCTGTTGCCGTCGATCAGGAAGAGTTCGGAGGAGTTGCCGGCAGCGGTGTCGCTCACCGGGCGATCATACGCGGCCCCGGACGGTTGAACCGGACCGTGCCGGGCGATACGTTGGGGGTGATGTCCGGGGAGAGCTCAGCGGCAGGCGGCCCGATCGCCAGAACGCTTCGGGGGGTGTTCCCGTTGGTCGCCGTCATGTTCGGCCTGATGCTTCACGGACCGACCGGATCTGACGCCGCAGCGAAGCCGGCCGCCGAGGTGCCGGTCCGCTCCTTCACGGTTGAGACGCCGAAGGCGGCCGGTCCCGCCCGGTACAACCGGGCCTACGTCCACGCCTACGGCCGCCAAAAGGCCCGTGACGTCCTGATCCTGATGCCCGGCACCTTCGGCGGAGCCGGGGACTTCACCCTGGCGGCCCGGGCCCTGGTGCGCCGCAACCGGGACCTTCAGGTCTGGGCGCTCGACCGCCGGGAGCAGGCCCTGGAGGACACGAGCATGTTC is drawn from Solirubrobacterales bacterium and contains these coding sequences:
- a CDS encoding NAD(P)/FAD-dependent oxidoreductase, which encodes MARRATKRGAERTDLTGSHDVVICGASFAGLITARQLAGSGADVLLLDRYEIGERQTSACAIPTSWLAELDLIEAEKQRFETVLIHTAHGSLRLDVPWTFSTFDYRLLCDLVWQDCDATFETAQVNGRGERSAGPDGEDLVGVETDRGPVSAPLVVDAMGWKRVLAEGASYQPPDAPLSRGLEVHPPGGNKDLEIWIDRKYVPAGYGWSFPAGDELRVGVGSFDPGFPVRPTTDLLAEDIGAGTSAYQGNWIPHKLRPAIGGDIFFVGDSAGHCFPLTAEGIRPALYFGLALGTELRSVIEGRQSRDQALGNYGSFSDSHEWQYRWLLRAQKALPRIHPRLVKPTLASVFGAKATGHRTFDSYLDIAPPGFIRAAAA
- a CDS encoding CoA-acylating methylmalonate-semialdehyde dehydrogenase, with the protein product MTVTDTSTKTLQNYVNGNWIDADGAEYHDVVNPATGETIGRVPYSTAGHLDQAVQAARAALPEWRKVSTIKRANKLFELRERLTARKDEIARLVTTEMGKTLPDATAEVGRMIEMVEAATSIPYTMQGKVLEDVATNVDAETIRQPVGVCAIIAPFNFPAMVPFWFIPFALATGNTVVLKPSEQVPMTQAAVFEIIDELDLPDGTINLVNGSREVVEGILDHPGIDAISFVGSAPVAQLVYERAARNGKRVQALGGAKNHMVIGPDAVVDQTVKGLIGSGFGAAGQRCMAGSVIVTVGEGHERVIPTLVEESKKLLVGDGLEDGTDVGPVISCEASDRIGDWIQKAIDEGAEVVLDGRTPLPDAPEGSSYVGPTILDKVKPTDSIITNEVFGPVLAIVNVDTLEEAIEMVNASPFGNGVSIFTESAAAVRKFRHDVEVGMVGVNIGVAAPVAFFPFSGWKKSFFGDLHAHGLDGIEFFTRKKTITSRYFSGGDEHGSFFVEH
- a CDS encoding MFS transporter, whose amino-acid sequence is MSVTSTDTPESGRLRYRSGPGRWALAAVILGSGAAFFESSVVSVALPSIGRDLGLSLGGLQWVMNAYLLALSALMITGGSLGDIYGRRRIFVGGLAGFGIASAFCALAPTGEILILARVLQGVAAALVVPSSLAIIQASFAEADRGAAIGLWSGFSGVSTLFGPALGGWLVDATTWRLVFGVVLLFAGLAAWTALRHLPESRSEREAGSHPDWTGSILVSLGLGAVTYALIEAPGERLMSLRVLLPVLTGTALLAAFLLVERRVSNPMLPLGVFRSRQFSGANAATLCNYMAIGSLFFFLSLQLQDVLGYSALEAGAATIPPTVIMLLFSPLAGRIGQRLGPRGPMTVGPIVMGAGVAMVAGLSKGGDYLTDVFPGMIVFGIGMTIMVAPLTTAVLAALPNRQAGIASAVNNAVARFAQLMASAALPAAAGLSAGVAVASDTFSAGFHRAMLITAGIAVLGGLVSFITIRGDRVAATEPVAKP
- a CDS encoding MOSC N-terminal beta barrel domain-containing protein produces the protein MDGQARVSRISFAPVKGMRVLSLGETELTRTGIPGDRAFYLVDERRRMVNAKRFGALLTIRPEHDVVGNRLALHFPDGSTCEGEIETGEPAAVTFFGQQVQARPVAGPFSDAISDFVGHSLRLMARPETHPAVDRGAVAGATLLGASSVKRLEEVARNRGGAGPGQITGADIDHRRFRMSIEFEGFEAHAEDDWVGRGVRVGEARIRVNGHVGRCAVTTRDPENGERDLPVLGLLKSYRDTVVSEEALPFGVFASVREPGRVRVGDPVEPA
- a CDS encoding DMT family transporter; its protein translation is MGESLIALLIVAVGVQLALQAPVNNRLGDSVGRLAAALVSNTVGTAILIICFFVVLALGKSGGSSGPGGLAEIPAWQLIGGLIGGLWVAVSAIAVGRVGAGTVAAAAITGQLISAVVIDRFGLLGLERHPATALRLAGVVCLVLGTVLVARREPLRLSGDGSLPSSARPGGQRHLGMIALILAVGLAMGFQHPLNALLSDTVGDFTSALMNFVTGTVMLLLMVALAGRLRGIGAARKAPPVYLLGGLFGVITVLASLAAVKAIGATVLFAALITGQLCGSVLLDRFGAFGLDRRPLTARRTGGLLLLLAGTALVVA
- a CDS encoding DNA polymerase I, producing the protein MSDTAAGNSSELFLIDGNSMAYRAFFALPDSMATADGRPTNAIFGLASMLVKLIGEFRPAQIVVAWDAGMSGREEVYPEYKAHRPPKPDLLREQWPELVRMVEAFGYANVRVEGYEADDVIASLAADATRRGIPVMVVTGDRDAFQLVSDSVRVMSTSRGVTDVKVYDREAVKERYGVYPELVTDLMGLRGDTSDNIPGVPGIGEKTAAALIDQFGSLEQILANVDQVSGKKRKENLTEFAADARISKALATMEFEVETGLDLDEVMASEPSREKLRDFMLEFELKAALGRLEEALGDDETIPGMSESAPEPVGVEVASGRPGDLATGPIAVDYLGGWAATDGKKVVAGDEPLAAFAGEIAGRPLIAHDLKGIGGRQGLLAALEATEAGPEIEHDTLLAAYLLEPTRRSYSLDELAVQAGLAPSGLDDEDGQMSLVIDEEESGEPDSIAPEIVATVWNLARIQKPRLEEAGLTPLFEQVEQPLIRVLAAMERIGIRLDRSKVEEMASGMNERIAELETGVYALAGHEFTIGSPQQVGRVLFEELGLTRKRRGKTGYSTDARVLAQIRSEHEIVALIEQWRELTKLKNTYLEPLPEAIDPDTGRVHTTFMQTAAPTGRISSIQPNLQSIPVRSDLGRPLRACFVAEPGNLLVSADYSQVELRVLAHVADEEVLKGFFRAGVDVHAATAAQVFGIDAGEVDEAARSKAKMVNFGIMYGLTGFGLADRLNIPRAEGDEFVKRYLERFPAVSAFRERVVAEATESGYVSTLLGRRRPIPELRSNQANSRRLGERLAINSVIQGTAADIIKLAMIRCHTALSSEGLQSRLILQIHDELLFEGPEEEAPAVIDLARREMVEAFDLDPPLEVEAGAGPDWLAAK